A stretch of the Onychomys torridus chromosome 23, mOncTor1.1, whole genome shotgun sequence genome encodes the following:
- the Mettl21c gene encoding protein-lysine methyltransferase METTL21C — translation MDQCLNTAQQPLCPGTPQEDGFSGHSVESDRTESSLHNIQKFVPTDYASYTQEHYWFAGKKIIIQESIESYGTVVWPGATALCQYLEEHTEELNLQDAKILEIGAGPGLVSIVSSLLGAQVTATDLPDVLGNLQYNLLKNTLECTAHLPEVKELIWGEDLDQKFPKSDFYYDYVLASDVVYHHYFLDKLLATMVYLSQPGTVVLWANKFRFSTDYDFLDKFKQVFDTTLVAEHSESSVKLFKGILKWD, via the exons ATGGATCAGTGTCTCAACACAGCACAGCAGCCCCTGTGTCCAGGGACTCCACAGGAGGATGGCTTCTCAGGACACTCAGTAG AGTCTGACaggactgagtcatctcttcataatatccagaaatttGTTCCTACCGACTATGCCAGCTACACACAAGAGCATTATTGGTTTGCAGGCAAGAAGATCATCATCCAAGAATCCATTGAGAGCTATGGCACAGTGGTATGGCCAGGG GCTACAGCTTTGTGCCAATATTTGGAAGAGCATACAGAGGAATTAAATCTCCAAGATGCTAAAATACTTGAAATTGGTGCTGGACCAGGCCTTGTTTCCATTGTGTCCAGTCTTTTag gAGCTCAAGTCACGGCAACAGATCTGCCTGATGTACTAGGAAATCTTCaatacaatcttttaaaaaacacactGGAATGCACAGCTCATCTACCTGAAGTGAAAGAACTGATATGGGGGGAGGACTTGGACCAGAAATTCCCTAAGTCAGACTTTTATTACGATTATGTCCTGGCCTCTGATGTGGTCTACCACCACTACTTTCTGGATAAGCTACTCGCTACCATGGTGTACCTTTCCCAGCCAGGCACTGTGGTGCTTTGGGCAAACAAATTCAGATTCAGCACTGATTATGACTTTTTAGATAAGTTCAAGCAAGTTTTTGATACCACTCTCGTGGCTGAACATTCAGAGTCATCAGTTAAACTTTTTAAAGGTATACTAAAATGGGACTAA